The Oryza glaberrima chromosome 9, OglaRS2, whole genome shotgun sequence genome includes a window with the following:
- the LOC127784042 gene encoding heavy metal-associated isoprenylated plant protein 23-like → MGGTMDYLSDLLGGGGSSSRRRYKKRKQFQTVELKVRMDCDGCELKVRNALSSMKGVQSVEINRKQYKVTVQGFVEPHKVVKRVQATGKKAEIWPYVPYTLVAHPYAAPAYDKRAPPGHVRRVDAVMPVASYGSAAAAAAPEERLTTMFSDENPNACSIM, encoded by the exons ATGGGAGGCACCATGGATTACCTGTCTGAtcttctcggcggcggcgggagcagcagccgccggagGTACAAGAAGAGGAAGCAGTTCCAGACGGTGGAGCTCAAGGTGAGGATGGACTGCGACGGCTGCGAGCTCAAAGTCAGGAACGCCCTCTCCAGCATGAAAG GGGTGCAGTCAGTGGAGATAAACAGGAAGCAGTACAAGGTGACGGTGCAGGGGTTCGTGGAGCCGCACAAGGTGGTGAAGCGGGTGCAGGCGACGGGGAAGAAGGCGGAGATCTGGCCCTACGTGCCCTACACCCTCGTCGCCCACCCCTACGCCGCCCCGGCCTACGACAAGAGGGCTccccccggccacgtccgccgcGTCGACGCCGTCATGCCCGTCGCCAGCtacggctccgccgccgccgccgccgcgccggaggaGCGACTCACCACCATGTTCAGCGACGAGAACCCCAACGCCTGCTCCATCATGTGA
- the LOC127784495 gene encoding SNF1-related protein kinase regulatory subunit beta-3, producing the protein MDRQVRGDHEGINVVGFEVPTSPDSSYNNPVPGNEDEAREPPLVPPHLQHTLLSFPPSQDDSSSLPPPQNVVLNHLYIEKENSRSVVALGITHRFRAKFVTVVLYKPVQRR; encoded by the exons ATGGACCGGCAAGTCAGGGGTGACCAT GAAGGGATCAACGTTGTTGGGTTTGAAGTGCCAACATCACCAGATTCAAGCTACAACAACCCTGTTCCTGGAAATGAGGATGAAGCTCGAGAGCCCCCATTGGTTCCTCCTCATCTGCAGCATACATTATTGAGCTTCCCACCAAGCCAAGATGATTCAAGCAGCCTTCCTCCACCTCAAAACGTGGTACTCAACCACCTCTACATAGAGAAAGAGAACTCTAGATCCGTCGTCGCCCTGGGGATTACCCATCGGTTCAGGGCAAAGTTTGTGACTGTTGTGCTGTACAAGCCCGTACAAAGGCGGTAG
- the LOC127783724 gene encoding putative disease resistance protein RGA3, whose translation MHAFDLPISDSDQEVECIGRKIAARLNGSPLGAKIVGCLLKLKLDAVYWKSILESELWELAHHKETRIWPALHLSYQYLPFHLKRCFSFCSMYPKSHEFDAETLVDSWVAVGLVVSNGIVPAVDIGHEYFDQLVRRSFFQISPTSSSSRHAYVMQGLLYETAQKISTNECFVIKDSSDLLRIPPKVRHVSILHFSGLSSSDLESLHKYKTLRSVVCISIDSDVITTSVLETWSCHLTNIRMLRFISCRLKELLGNVGNLILLRYLDISSCDFEALPDSFWRLRNLEILDAQNCRFDDVPKDIVKLVKLRKVRLRSDLNNQLGHVPGVGNLIYLQDMPYYAVDDTPGRGIHELKNLNNLRGALEISGLHNVTSKEQAVEADLDKKTHLNTLTLSWHDSIRPDKHNGEQEMEVLEDFSSYPFDSNDFSILDFNDFSSYLFDFKTSSRLESLSISSCPNIANLFITETGSSSSSSRGSSPVVFRSLTKLSITWCRKLMSLDNLLLPELLPEIKVIRISNCEELASLPTNQLIKFTHLEDLEVSHCWSLSWEQGLTLPRSLKSLKLEACGELTDSVLRCGLRELPVLVSLELQFCSGVECIGAEIWSGLPSLQRLKIFCCQELSSIGGGESIARVESIDIRHCPKLRELEQPFQRG comes from the exons atgcatgcatttgatTTACCGATTTCTGACAGTGATCAAGAGGTTGAGTGTATTGGCAGAAAAATAGCTGCAAGGCTAAATGGTTCTCCTCTTGGTGCTAAAATTGTTGGATGTCTACTGAAGTTGAAACTGGATGCTGTATACTGGAAGAGTATATTGGAAAGTGAGTTGTGGGAGTTGGCTCATCACAAGGAAACCAGAATCTGGCCAGCCCTTCACTTGAGCTACCAATATCTCCCTTTCCATTTGAAACGATGCTTCTCCTTCTGTTCTATGTACCCCAAGAGTCATGAATTTGACGCAGAGACACTTGTGGATAGCTGGGTAGCAGTGGGATTAGTTGTGTCCAATGGAATCGTGCCTGCTGTAGATATCGGCCATGAGTACTTTGATCAGCTTGTGAGACGATCCTTCTTTCAGATATCTCCAACATCTTCCAGTTCTCGGCATGCATATGTCATGCAAGGTTTGCTGTATGAAACTGCGCAGAAAATTTCGACAAACGAATGCTTTGTGATTAAAGACAGCAGTGACTTGTTGAGAATACCTCCCAAAGTTCGTCATGTGTCAATACTCCACTTTAGTGGTCTTAGTAGCAGCGATTTAGAAAGCCTGCACAAGTACAAGACATTGCGGTCAGTTGTTTGCATTAGCATTGACTCTGATGTCATTACTACTTCTGTACTTGAAACATGGTCCTGTCATCTCACTAACATCCGGATGCTGAGGTTCATATCATGCCGGCTGAAGGAGCTACTGGGGAATGTTGGTAACCTGATACTTCTTCGCTATCTCGACATTTCCTCCTGTGACTTCGAGGCACTTCCTGATTCTTTTTGGCGTCTTCGTAATCTGGAAATCCTGGATGCTCAAAACTGCAGATTTGATGATGTTCCCAAGGACATTGTCAAGCTCGTGAAATTGAGGAAGGTTAGACTGAGGAGTGATCTTAACAACCAGCTCGGACATGTGCCTGGAGTAGGCAATCTTATCTATCTTCAAGATATGCCTTACTATGCTGTTGATGATACACCAGGAAGGGGAATTCATGAGCTGAAAAACCTGAACAATCTCCGAGGTGCACTGGAGATCAGTGGCCTTCACAATGTCACAAGCAAGGAGCAAGCAGTTGAGGCTGATCTAGACAAGAAAACCCATCTCAACACATTGACTCTTTCATGGCATGACTCGATCAGGCCTGACAAACACAACGGCGAACAGGAGATGGAGGTGCTTGAAG ATTTCTCAAGCTACCCTTTTGATTCCAATGACTTCTCAATCCTTGATTTCAATGACTTCTCAAGCTACCTCTTCGATTTCAAAACTAGTAGCAGGTTGGAATCGCTCTCGATCAGCTCCTGCCCTAACATAGCGAACCTGTTCATCACCGAGACggggagcagcagcagtagcagcagagGCAGCTCACCTGTAGTGTTCAGATCACTCACCAAGCTGAGCATCACCTGGTGCAGAAAGCTAATGAGCCTCGACAATCTCCTCCTGCCAGAGCTTCTACCTGAAATCAAGGTGATACGGATCTCCAACTGCGAGGAGTTAGCATCATTGCCGACGAATCAGCTCATCAAATTCACTCACCTGGAGGATCTGGAGGTGTCCCACTGCTGGAGCCTCAGCTGGGAGCAAGGCCTGACCCTGCCCAGATCCCTGAAATCGCTCAAGCTGGAAGCTTGCGGAGAGCTCACGGATTCAGTTCTCCGGTGCGGCCTGCGTGAACTCCCTGTGCTCGTGAGCTTGGAGTTGCAGTTTTGCTCCGGGGTGGAGTGCATCGGCGCTGAGATCTGGAGTGGATTGCCGTCTCTCCAGAGGCTGAAGATCTTCTGCTGCCAGGAGCTGAGCTCCATCGGAGGAGGAGAATCCATTGCAAGGGTGGAGAGTATAGATATCAGGCATTGCCCGAAGCTGAGAGAGCTGGAGCAGCCGTTTCAGAGGGGCTAA
- the LOC127783725 gene encoding trihelix transcription factor GTL1-like, producing the protein MDDKNQEGEPVPTTKPQERLSNKEEYATSTEAGGGGSSRWSRQETQALIKIRSEMDDAFRGATIKGNLWEDISRALAGLGYRRSAKRCKEKFEKVHKIYKHTKSAGAPRQESLKAPVVSSGCPVVAPSPSMASGAVELHHSQPMNLDNTSSFLPMSESAELESSKGCEEDMMMITGEIGSKSNRSSGGGKELAALFDGFMKQVVERQEEMQRRFLEALEKREAERRAREEAERAAREEAWRRQEMARLNREHEQQRAQDHAAIIAFLHRIGQPPPGVISTAAAQPFPWPLQQELAHAPPFQQQPKHKETAQQDDAWASLSLHPSKSLTDEPSVLNYATPGTVESTTSTSTQHPIATPDSAQNTHDPTTFQHSPSFVTWTPDEFHSPGFNSSNQDERFVLETTLRGMYELIKLAECWVHKDYSIANLLQEAKDTVYCAEDLLDELNYYELQDGVGFNFLTSG; encoded by the exons ATGGATGATAAGAACCAGGAAGGCGAACCCGTGCCGACGACGAAGCCGCAGGAGAGGCTGAGCAACAAGGAAGAATATGCCACCTCcacggaggccggcggcggcggcagcagccggTGGTCTCGACAGGAGACGCAGGCGCTCATCAAGATCCGGTCGGAAATGGATGACGCCTTCCGCGGTGCCACCATCAAGGGTAACCTTTGGGAGGACATCTCAAG GGCACTTGCGGGGTTGGGCTACAGGAGGAGCGCCAAAAGGTGCAAGGAGAAATTTGAGAAGGTCCACAAGATCTATAAACACACCAAATCAGCAGGTGCGCCGCGCCAGGAAAGTCTGAAAGCACCAGTAGTGAGCTCAGGCTGCCCAGTGGTAGCGCCCTCGCCATCCATGGCCTCGGGGGCGGTGGAGCTCCACCATTCGCAGCCTATGAACCTGGACAACACCAGCAGCTTCCTTCCAATGTCAGAATCAGCAGAGCTGGAGTCGAGTAAAGGATGTGAGGAAGACATGATGATGATCACTGGAGAGATTGGCAGTAAGAGCAACCGCAGCAGTGGTGGTGGCAAAGAGCTAGCGGCCTTGTTCGATGGCTTCATGAAGCAAGTCGTCGAGaggcaggaggagatgcagcgGCGGTTCCTGGAGGCCCTGGAGAAGCGGGAGGCGGAGCGGAGGGcacgggaggaggcggagcgcgcGGCCCGGGAGGAGGCATGGCGGAGGCAGGAGATGGCCCGGCTCAACCGTGAGCACGAGCAGCAGCGTGCGCAAGACCATGCCGCGATCATCGCCTTCCTCCATCGTATTGGTCAACCCCCTCCTGGTGTCATCTCGACAGCAGCAGCACAACCTTTCCCATGGCCGCTGCAGCAGGAGCTAGCTCATGCCCCGCCGTTCCAACAGCAGCCAAAGCACAAGGAAACTGCACAACAAGATGATGCGTGGGCATCACTCAGCCTGCATCCCTCAAAGAGCCTGACGGATGAGCCGTCAGTACTGAACTATGCCACCCCAGGCACAGTGGAAAGCACTACTTCAACTTCAACACAGCATCCAATTGCTACCCCCGACTCGGCGCAGAACACTCATGATCCCACCACATTTCAGCATTCACCCAGCTTCGTCACATGGACGCCGGACGAATTTCATTCACCCGGTTTCAACTCATCAAATCAGGATGAACGGTTTGTGCTCGAGACCACTCTCCGTGGTATGTACGAACTTATTAAGCTCGCGGAGTGTTGGGTTCACAAGGATTATTCCATTGCTAATCTCCTGCAAGAAGCCAAGGATACAGTGTACTGTGCTGAAGACCTCTTGGACGAGCTCAATTACTATGAGCTCCAGGATGGAGTTGGGTTCAATTTTCTGACATCAGGATGA